A stretch of DNA from Solea solea chromosome 11, fSolSol10.1, whole genome shotgun sequence:
AGGAAACGTTTGACCAATAAGAAATGCAGGTTGTAAAGAATCTCTAATGTCGGCCAATATGCAATAATGCCCTtggtttttgaaatgttttttttgttatataataTGCTGTTTATCTTTCCAATATCAGCCTTCGTGTAATAAATGACAGTATAGTTTCTCAGATTTTTGTTAGCATGATTGATGTTACAAAGAGCTATGAATATTATACTGAAAACGAAAGTGGCGGCTTATTctttcttcataaaaaaatattttcaacaCACCAGGAGGAtatgtttgattgtgttttttttttgtcaacaagCTTGATGTAATAACAGCTGTTAACTTCTggccagaaaatgttgtttctaATGCAATATCTAGCTTGTGAAAAACAACGGTAACAGTGTGGTAATAATGACACAATTATTGTGTCATGTTACAGAAATCACTTAAGGCCACAATCAGTGTGATACCTTTGAAACATATGTAATTATTAATTaccatattatacatatttatttatttaatatgtttatttcggtcatgacagttagatcactcatcacacatcatcgtagtgtagttcacacaatacacataaccgaaagggaaagtgGGAGAAGCAaatccacagaatacatattttcatcatacaatacataattattcttttcttatgacattttgacaaaaacatgtttcagcatcaggtcgCACTCAGAGATGTAGTCTAGCTCTatacagtcaatcagactccatgtgtgtctgtacatgtgtccataataTTCCGTCATGAGTGATagtctcgacttgttgcctggtatgttcaacttcccaaaagtcacaatAGAGGTAAATTCATCAGGTTAACTATTGAGTTGGATGGTGTGAGAGcccgtttgttttttgtttttttgttttttttttcctttagtcatccatctcatctgtaGGATTCGCCTCGCTTtgcttctccattcttttcACATGCTCGAGGGTTGTGGAGACGTCGGAGCGCAGCCCAACCATGGCCCTCTGTGTTATTGCGCTTTCCACCTTCACATTGATCAGCTCATGCCGATCTTTCTCAGTTTCCGATATTGCATGAACATACCACAAGCATATCTTATGTCCTACACACATTTCCTGTTGTTCTTACCAATCTATTACTTCGTCATTACAATAGAAATAAGAGGGTAGCATGTTGATATACATGTAGTGGGAGGATGGGGAGGAAAGAGCCTCTCAACCACTGGAAAGATACTATTAATTGCTAATAGACACCAACATGTAAAATGTCaccatatttatttacatatttaaattaatatacACTGACTAGATTTAGTTCTCACTTGAAAGATATTCTGAATCTCAATATGACTTTTTAGTAAAATAAGTGCAATGATGGGAGGAGGGGGTATGTATGGGGCCTCagactgcttcttcttcttcttcttcctcttcttcttcttcttctccaccttcttcttcttcttcgtcctcTTCACAAATAACGGGGCACCTCCTCCTgatccttttcctctttttgccctaaacaaaaacagaaccatTCCACTTCTCAGTGACTGCACTCCATCATTTGTTGTACTGGTGTAAACATGGGTAAGTTGTATGTACGCAACACAGTGTAACATACGTAGTTGTCACGGGTCGTCCACCATGGATAtttttctgcgtggagtttccTCAGCCTTTCAGCTTCCTCGTAGTATTTGGCCTGTTGTGTGTCGGACATGACCCTCCACTGTGGACACACAACACCAAACCATCAGCACACTTAGGACTTATGCACATGCAACAATATATTTATGTTCCcagtgaatttgtgaaataaatcCATTGTTTacattcagattattattattacttttattaataCAATTTGCTTTCGAGACAAGAGCAAAATCACCCGTGAAAGAGTTAAAGTTTATCATCAGAGGAACATTTTTACAAGTGCTGTCTCAGACACTGATCAATGcctgactgaagaaaacatgcCAATCGTTTTTTCCAAACTGGGATGAAGCTTTTGTCACAGTGACTCTCAAGCACACAGACCAAAAGATGCTCACCCGATCGCCAAGGGCCATGTTCACCATTGCATTATCACTCAACTTGAGCTCCTCCACAACATTTGCCCTGTGCTCCTTCATGAACAGCATGAAAGCGTTGGGAGGCTTCTTCACATAGGGCTGATCGTCtacctgttgacctttacaccTGCGTTTTCTGTGTGGAAACTCATGGGAACTCATAGAActgtgaggaaaagaagagtTGAAAAAGCGAGAAGTTCGGTAAAAGCGAGTGAAAAATATCACATGAAGCTGCCAGAAATTAAATACAAGGTGAgtgtgagtttattttttttcatttattcaaataacAGCAACATTTCAAGTTGCCTTACCGAGGCGGCAATGTGAACTGTGGAAAACCAGATTCTACAGGTGGGAATGATCACATACACCATTTCTCTGTTCCTACATCAAGGAAATCATTTAtcatatgttaaaaaaaaattttttgaAGTGTATTCTTATTTGGTACAAAGTTAAGcatgttttttcatttcaaaacaatgacaatgttGTAATGTTCAATTATACTATTTTAGCTTTTGTGTTGATGTGTGGGGTAACTGTCGAGCACTTAGAATCATTAGTAAAGCTGAATTTAGAGAACATATCAGCATTTTATTTCTCAACACTTtttatgaaagaaacaaaaataaaaaataaatacaaataaaagaaagaaagtaaacacacacatacaaacaaacacacacacactgttaacaGAAAAAATGTGTATGACGATCCAACCATTTGCTcatagttgtgtttgtgtttaaatttcTGTTTCTTGTTACTTACACCATCCCAACAGATTTCATGTTCTGCTCCTGACCTTGCGGCATCACTGACGGCAGATTCTGAAGACACAAAACAGCTGATAAGATAAACCGCATCATCTGTTTCATCTGCTCACCAGGTGTCAGTGTTTCCTCTTTCTTCACCGTGTGCAGAGACTCACAAGGGTACAAGTCCCAGTTTGAGGGCCTTTATGTGTGGACTTTGCATTAGTGTGTgagccctgcaatggactggccaCCTGTTCAGGATGTACTCCGTCTTTACCCCTATGTCAGCATATTATAAGTGGTGGATGTTTCTGTTATACATGGTTGTAAATGTAGCTCGTTTGCTGAATGAAGCAACTTATAATTCATTTGCAAGTGAATTGTTTGAACAGAGTCTTACCGAGAGTGGAGGAGCTCTGATGGCTGCTGGAGGAGCGTCATATTCAGGCCACTGATATGGAAGGTGCTGCATCAGTGAGAGACATAGACGATTGATCAGTCATGTAAACTCCAATAACATATTTTCAAAAACACCACTGGATTCATAATTTAGTCAGTTGCCCAATACAATttcacataaacaaaaaaaatcagaataaaCAGGTAATGGGGATATTCCATAATCCTAGCCTCATGAGTCTAAGGATGGGTGGCCTTCCGGGAAAGGTAGGGTTTGTATTTATCTGCTGTATTTATGAAAGTGAGTGGAGGTGAAGAGTACAGCATATTTACTATTTGCTATATACTTCTTCAATGCAGTTTAACTGCTTCATTGAATTATATTTGTGGGCAGTAAGGTCATTAATAAACAGAGCTTTACAATAATGTTGCTCAACTCATTAGATTCAGCAACTGTTGAGAAAATACAGTGGGTCCAGAATAACATCAGTCTTTTGCTGCGCTTGTGTTGACCTAAAGCTTCCAGCATTATGGTAACAAGTATCTGCTGATACATCTCTTATGAATCTATCTGTACCCGACACTTGTTATCTTACCTGGCCATGGTTGTATAGGTCATCTGACATGGTATTTAGATAGTAGCTGTTGGGAACAGGCTGTTCAACACTTAGTGTTGCTGCAGCTGTAAAAGGATGCTCAAAGCCAAGTGTAGCTGCCTCCATGGGAAGGTAGCTATCATAAACTCCATTCAGGTCTTCATTCACTGGCTGAGCGGTGTTGTTAAATTCAAACTCTACTGCAGGGACAGCACGGAGAGGGTTGGGTGGAGCTGCCAGCATTTGATTGAGAGCAGCGTGGGCTACATCTATCAGATCTTCTTGATCCATCTCCTCGATAATGCACTGAAACACTGAACCAAACTGGAAGGCGTTTGCTGCTCGGTCTCCACTGTCTCTCCTGAAGTGGCTCATGATCTCTATGTCTGAAGTCCTGTGACATTGATGGGAAGATGGTTTTGTGACatacagtgctgtgcaaaagttttggccaccattagatgtgttgttttagcaatgctatataacgacaatagaggagaattatttctatttcactttactggaacacatccagaaaatatgtatgcagttttttggtgttaaaaaaacaaacaaaaaaaaaattcagaaaaaaaaacaaaaaaacaacaggtgtcaagtatttagcgtaaatcctgtgtttgtcctactgtttcatttaaagaaatatctgctgtaaaaaactattacgccaggtttattcaagacatgcctgagcattacatacacatgttgcatgagttaaactcattgacagcttgctaatatataagaccagctttaagtccaatgatcacagaatttgacagacagaaaaaacaacagagctggtggtgcctgaaaTGTATGCACAGTGctgtatttataaagaaaaaCTTAACAAGACTTTACAACTTCACTGCATTTTAAAGGAAACACTAGATTTACCTGCCACAGCACATTTATCATATGAGCAGATTGCAATACATGATGCATGCAAAGGTCAAAATACATGAGGAATGATCTGAACCTGTGATGATCTGAACTGTTTTAGGAAAATATCTAGATTTTCTCTGAATTTTGAATGTATCTGCCCTACATTATTTTAGTCCCCCAAAAGACACTGAGTGACCTCACTGCAGTTGAAAGAAGCAACAGAAATGtgacagtttttgaaaatcGTACTTGCTGCTCTagctcccttctctctctctctctatatggTTTCTTACTCGTTGTtcgctgttgtttttctccacttcCGAAATCCTCAAGGACAACAGAAGAAATGAGGCCAGGCTTGGTTTTTGGTTACGTTGGTGGTGATAGTGGAGTAGTTGGTAAAACATATTGCACTTACTTcttgctctctttcattttctgaaCATTCAGAGACAAATCAAAACATCAAAGATTGGCTTAAAGGCATTAAAGCCACGAGATTGACCTTGATCCTAATTCACAATTACTGATGTTACTTACAGTTAAGTAACTAATTATATTTACTCAGTCTAGTATGTTAAGCACCAGCCTAACTCCTGCATAAAAAGTATCACTAGCTAAAGGTTTTCAGACTAATCTTTTGCAGTAAAACATAGTTTTCACGAGTTATCTTTCTCaagacattgcattgacttccattcatttggacagtctaaacaaagccaTAATCAGTGAATACCTAATCACACTTCAAATAAACATAATGAGTTCATCAGAGATGAGGTTCAGAGGTCTCATTAAGACCAAGTACTGtatatgaggactactggtcctgacaataTGCAGAAgttaattagacactctaagttgagtgtgagagtgaatggttgtttgtctctgtatgctggccctgcaatggactgttATCTTTATCTTGATAATGTCAACTACAAGTTCAGATttgattatactgtatatgttttacaCTCAAATATTCCTTGTGACATGATATGCCATGTTTCtgtagatttttatttatatatctaaaGTTATctaattatttatgtttttatgtttatgttacgACAAGAGACACTGtgtactttagagcgccttaatttgTTTATTAGAATATCGATCATATTGCACGAGAAAGGATGATGACATatcatcaaatcaatattttgacccaccacCGATAGGCTTAATAAttacgtttttattttattataattacattCCAATATCTGATTCTTCTTCACATCCAATATGAACTAATGTTCCCGTTCAAGAGAATGGTCTCGGATACTACATAACAGATTTGATGATTGTGCAAGCAGGCAGATGGAGTATGATAAGTCAAAGGGCTCCTGCGTTAATGTTAGGTGGCTGTTGACTGCTAATGCTTTTCAGTCAACCACTCATCATGTGTTCCACTTCTGATGCACACTTGATCAGTACACTACCAACTAGTGGTAGAGTGtggtcccttttttttgtttgtttgtttttaatagatCCAAGCCATTCGgacaacaaagcaaacaaaagtcTAAATTCacaactgcaaaataaaacaaaggacaCAAAATACAAGATGAGAGAATAGCAAGGAAACAGAAACTCTTCAAATTTTCCTCTCATTAATTATTTATCCAGTGGAGATATTTTAAGCCCCTGACATCATGTCTGTGACAAATGGAGACAAACTAGGTGAGAAAATGATTCCAGCTTAGAGTAATGTCTTCTCATGGACACTAGGTGGCAGATTAGGGTTAACAGTAAGTCTTTTTTCAATGGAAAGTTCCATGAAGACCAAAAAGGGAAGACAGCCGTTCAGGGAGGAGTCCTCATGCATGTATAGGGATGGGGGGTATTACAgataatgtatttaaaatatgtatttaaaacacaaaatctcATTctataatttgtatttttttgggaTGATGAAAATACTTCAATGTCCTGTATTTTTGCACTTacttaaatactgtaaaaaatactgtatattgtattatatgaCATCATCAGAAAACATAACGCGAGGTGCTGCCACAGATTGGTTTTCTTCATGCGTGTTGCCtacttaaattttttttttttatttgcccggacttaaaatcacacaaataaacacacaatagACACAAAGTCACAAGCTTTCATTGCCACACTTGAGCTTaatcttattttaatgtatcttttttttgttctccattTAGTCATTGGTGTTAATTGATCTTTGAAATGTAAAAGCTGTGTATGTTCTCAATGCTTTCAAATGGTTGAGTGCTATGGTGTGCACAACTTGACAAGGTCACTTCCTGCCTCAGAGTGCTTCACAATATTCCATCGTGATGCTGCAATAACAATATCCATGAAGATATTTCAGCAAAAATGTaagtaaacacatttgttttcatacaaaaTAGTGTATAGTTCACACTAAAAACCATAcattaatctattaataataaaaccagAAATTATATTGAAATTAGGTAAATACTAACATATGGATGATTTTTAATTAAAGCACttactgtttaaaatgattgcATTCGATAGTAAGATGATGTTACATTTAGATAGGAGCTgatattgttttgttgtatttacattcatAGAGGTTGTGCACACACCAATGAGTTTCAGCTGTAGACTAAATAAGTAATATTAGTATTtggaaaatataataatacagtattttatttttgaatcgTTGTGTGCCTgctgtattttgtagttttgtcCAATATTATGTGCATGTATGTTCTTTCGGCAGCTCCACCAAGCAGGGTTCCCAGATGTCAGAGAGAAGTGTGCACAGAAGTAATCTTATATGTTTGACTTGTGAAATGAAggtgtttgcttttattttggatcACTGTGTTTCTCATATTCGAtgtaaatatagatattttCTAAAATACACTTTTACTAGCATCCAGGTCCTGTGTCTGTTGACCCTGAACTGTCCTATATTTTGAATTTTATGAatttgtacagtatattataaaAATAGCAAGCTTCCTTGTCACATGACATGTTTACttaattatttattcttttttattatctaATTGATATTATTCAAATGCTACTTCAGTTGTAACAACCCATAATTTAATTGTATGGCTTTtagtacaatgacaataaaggctatcttatcttatctatcTTGATGGAGAGGACAAACCTCTTGTGTTATACAAAAATACCCTTTTTTAATGGATTCCATGTTATGTGATTTATGCTGACTCTAACCTACTTATAGACAAGAAAAGACAAGCTTTTAGGGTgtgccttgtttttgttttgtagatgGGGAAATGCTGTGCTATTATTATGCTCTATATGCATGTAATCAAGACAACAAGAAGAtgaaatcatttattcatcaaaCTGCAAAATTCTATGTCTACAAACAATGTCTTGAAATGATCTAATGAAGacacagtataattatttcataCACAGCTGACGGatttgtgctaaaaaaaaaatcactttaagGAGCTAGCAGTGCTGGCTTTGTTCTCCATCATGCATCTTTACTTACAGCCAGCCGACTGAATGTAGGCCAAACCCATGGATCAATTCAGCTCGTTAAAACCATTGACAGACTGAGGCTCCCCAGTGGTGTTCCTCGTCCACCTCCTCATCTTTTTAAAATTCCAGCAGCTGCATGTGATGTATGCACAGTCTGCATCATTAAAAAATAGGATTCTTTGTTTTCCGAGCGTATAACTAAGACACATtatgaaataaacacaactcACTGGCTGTTAAACTCTTTGAAACTAGGAGGAGGAGGCTCTCCCTGTAAACCAAAGGGAAATCCACTGCTATAAATAGAACAGGTGAGGTGCTTCCACTGAAGCGGCAGTGATAAAGGAAGGGCTTcccctcctccacacacacattcatgaaaatgtgtgtgaagaTGTGTTCACAATAATATGTTTCCCAGGTTTTCCCCTGTGGAAGATGGTGCTCTATAAAGAAAGTTCATGTTGACAGGCCGTTAACTGGTGAGTGTATTAGGTTATAAATCAGCTCACACTGCAGCGGTAAATGTTCACAGCATGTGAGCCATTCACCAGTGCCACATGTGACGTTCAAAAACGAACCGGTCAcgtcaatcaaaaatgtcagagaaaacGGGAGGGAGAActtgtgtgtaacttttcactatactgtgtgtcactgctgaGTTTCAGTGTCTCGCCTTTTTCCCCCGTGTGACATACAGTGCATGGTTCCCAGCCAAAATAGAAAGAGACAAGATctgttgataatgatattgacatCCTGCCACCGTGATTACATCAAACTGACACCTCTCAGTCTAGGTTTAATATCTGAATTTAATAgctgaatctgaatacatgaaaaacataaatattatctCTTAAACTATTTTAGCAGCTGtgcgctctctcgctctccctgtCTGAGTAAACAAAATCACAGACCtgagtgctgcatttgacactgTTGACCATAAAAGTTTATTACAGAGGCTGGAGCGTGTTATTGGGATCAATGGAACtgcattaaactggtttaaatctTACTTATCGGAGAGTTCCCAGTGTGGAAGCTAAACATGGAGTTCCACAGGGGTCGGTTCTCAGACCGATACTTTTTAACCTCACACATGCTTCCTGTaggtcatttttattaaaaaacacaatctaaATTGTTATGCAGTTGTCACACAGTTGTACATTTCCGTGACGTTGTATGACAGTAATCAAGTtataaatctgtaaaatgtCTCTGAGGACTCTTCAGTTGGTTCAAAATGCAGTGGCATGGGGAACTGACAGGAACCAGGAAAAGAGATCTCATCACTCCAGCGCTGAGCTCTTTACAATGGCTCCCTGTAAAGAGACCACTCCGGTCAGAAAATGGAGGCCTGCTTGTGCCTCAGCTCTCacccatctgtctctctctctctctctctctctctccttccccaTCTCACCTCCTCTTCTCTGCGCTTTATCataactttgttttctctcaccCCCTTGTTTGTGCTCTTCCTCTCTatatctctctcttttcttattTCCCAGGTATTCGTGATTCCAGAGCTTCAACACTGCAGCTCAAATATTGCAACTATACTGATTACTATATATAGCTACTGATCACTAACGTTaatattttcctcattcatccTTCATTCATGCCCTGTCCTTTTCGGGGGGGTCTCATGAGGAGCTGCAACCAATCCCAGATGGCGATAGCACATGTCACACCCTGGATGAGATGCCATGaatgtttttgatttgtgaaaTACTTGTGGTCTATTATATTTCttctctttgtaaatgtgatgctTTGTCTGCAATCTATTGAACTTCGTCTGTCCATCCTGGGAAAggtttccctcctctgtggctcttcctgagttTCTCCCTTACTTTATGTgagggtctaaagacagagggtgtcacttgctgtgcAGACTGTAAAGCTCTTCGAGGcgaattgtgtttgtgatgttgggctatagaaataaaattgaattgaattagcTTTTCTGTCAGAGATAAATCAAAAAGTGAAGTCATAATCAAATTTGTGGTGTGTGGAGACAAGACAGACACAGTGCAAGAACACGGCAGACGTGCAgctggtaaatggtctgtatttatttagcgCTTTTCTAGACTTGATGactactcaaagctgctttacactgcagttttgccatttacccattcacacccattcactcacacagtcatgCAGCCCATCTACATGCAGCATATTATTTTCATACCCATTGACACAATTCTCCAGGGTTGTCAGGTGAAACGCGGGGTAAAGCCCAAGCACGCATGTAGCCCAGCGAAGCCAGGAATCAAATCGAAATCCGTTCAGCTGAAAGACGatttgctctaccactgatccaccgtcaACTTAGTGTGAGTACACACAAAGCTACGAACATGTATGAGGTGATACAAATGAAACATAGTTGTATAGGTTTGCGTTAAATCCCACTAAATGGGACAATGGTGCCCTCTGTTGAATTTGACCTGTATTAGTTAGTAATGGCTAACGATtacgttatatatatatatatatactatgttttgtgttttgtctcgGCTATTG
This window harbors:
- the LOC131468142 gene encoding transcription factor 7-like 2 produces the protein MSHFRRDSGDRAANAFQFGSVFQCIIEEMDQEDLIDVAHAALNQMLAAPPNPLRAVPAVEFEFNNTAQPVNEDLNGVYDSYLPMEAATLGFEHPFTAAATLSVEQPVPNSYYLNTMSDDLYNHGQHLPYQWPEYDAPPAAIRAPPLSNLPSVMPQGQEQNMKSVGMVSMSSHEFPHRKRRCKGQQVDDQPYVKKPPNAFMLFMKEHRANVVEELKLSDNAMVNMALGDRWRVMSDTQQAKYYEEAERLRKLHAEKYPWWTTRDNYGKKRKRIRRRCPVICEEDEEEEEGGEEEEEEEEEEEEAV